A single region of the Nicotiana sylvestris chromosome 6, ASM39365v2, whole genome shotgun sequence genome encodes:
- the LOC104226521 gene encoding vanillin aminotransferase isoform X1 has product MAMITNGFGGHDMLAPFTAGWQSDMGPLIIEKSEGSYVYDINGKKYLDTLSGLWCNPLGGNEPRLVEAATKQLNTLPFYHSFWNRTTKPSLDLARELIDLFTANKMAKVFFTNSGSEANDTQVKLVWYYNNALGRPKKKKFIAQANAYHGTTFISASLSGIPALHHKFDLPVSFVLHTDCPHYWRYHLPGETEEEFSTRLTNKLENLILKEGPETVAAFIAEPVMGGGGVIPPPATYFDKIQVVLKKYDVLFIADEVICGFGRLGTMFGCEKYNIKPDLVSVAKALSSGYMPIGAVLVSHEISDVIHSESNKIGAFCHGFTYSGHPVSCAVALEALKIYKERNIIEVVNKISPKFQEGLKAFSDSPIIGEIRGTGLVLSTEFVDNKSPNDPFPPEWGVGPYFGAQCEKYGMLVSCAGDYINMAPPFTLSLDELDELISIYGKALKDTEKRVEELKSQKKEMLMAKA; this is encoded by the exons ATGGCCATGATTACTAATGG ATTTGGAGGACATGATATGTTGGCACCATTCACTGCTGGGTGGCAGAGTGATATGGGGCCTTTAATTATAGAGAAATCAGAG GGATCCTATGTTTATGACATAAATGGGAAGAAGTACCTTGATACTTTATCTGGTTTGTGGTGTAATCCCTTAG GGGGAAATGAGCCTCGTCTTGTTGAAGCTGCAACAAAACAACTCAACACATTGCCATTTTACCATTCATTTTGGAATCGTACCACAAAACCTTCTTTG GATCTTGCAAGGGAGCTCATAGATTTGTTTACTGCAAATAAAATGGCGAAAGTTTTTTTCACAAATAGCGGATCAGAAGCCAATGACACTCAG GTGAAGCTAGTTTGGTATTACAACAATGCACTTGGCAGGCCAAAGAAGAAGAAATTTATTGCTCAAGCAAACGC ATACCACGGGACCACTTTCATTTCCGCTAGTCTCTCTGg TATTCCTGCACTACATCACAAGTTCGATTTGCCAGTTTCATTTGTTTTGCACACTGACTGCCCTCATTATTGGCGATATCATTTGCCAG GTGAGACGGAAGAGGAGTTCTCGACAAGGTTGACCAATAAATTGGAAAATCTTATACTCAAAGAGGGACCTGAAACA GTAGCTGCTTTCATTGCCGAACCAGTAATGGGGGGAGGAGGTGTCATTCCTCCTCCAGCAACCTATTTTGATAAG ATCCAAGTTGTTCTCAAGAAGTATGACGTTCTGTTTATTGCGGATGAGGTCATATGTGGATTTGGAAGGCTCGGGACAATGTTCGGCTGTGAAAAGTACAACATTAAACCTGATCTTGTCTCTGTAGCAAAG GCACTTTCATCTGGATATATGCCAATTGGTGCTGTCCTTGTAAGCCATGAAATTTCTGATGTTATACATTCTGAAAGCAATAAAATAG GTGCTTTTTGCCATGGATTTACTTATTCTGGACACCCAGTCTCGTGTGCGGTTGCCTTGGAAGCACTGAAGATTTACAA gGAAAGAAATATCATTGAGGTAGTGAACAAAATATCGCCAAAGTTCCAAGAAGGTCTGAAAGCATTTTCTGACAGTCCCATAATCGGGGAG aTAAGGGGAACTGGTTTGGTACTTTCTACAGAGTTTGTAGATAACAAATCTCCTAATGATCCCTTTCCTCCTGAATGGG GTGTTGGTCCATATTTTGGAGCACAGTGTGAGAAGTACGGGATGTTGGTAAGTTGTGCTGGCGATTACATAAATATGGCTCCTCCATTTACTTTGAGTCTTGACGAACTTGACGAG TTGATAAGCATATATGGGAAAGCACTTAAGGATACCGAAAAGAGAGTGGAAGAACTGAAGTCCCAAAAGAAGGAAATGCTGATGGCAAAAGCTTGA
- the LOC104226521 gene encoding vanillin aminotransferase isoform X2 yields the protein MAMITNGFGGHDMLAPFTAGWQSDMGPLIIEKSEGSYVYDINGKKYLDTLSGLWCNPLGGNEPRLVEAATKQLNTLPFYHSFWNRTTKPSLDLARELIDLFTANKMAKVFFTNSGSEANDTQVKLVWYYNNALGRPKKKKFIAQANAYHGTTFISASLSGIPALHHKFDLPVSFVLHTDCPHYWRYHLPGETEEEFSTRLTNKLENLILKEGPETIQVVLKKYDVLFIADEVICGFGRLGTMFGCEKYNIKPDLVSVAKALSSGYMPIGAVLVSHEISDVIHSESNKIGAFCHGFTYSGHPVSCAVALEALKIYKERNIIEVVNKISPKFQEGLKAFSDSPIIGEIRGTGLVLSTEFVDNKSPNDPFPPEWGVGPYFGAQCEKYGMLVSCAGDYINMAPPFTLSLDELDELISIYGKALKDTEKRVEELKSQKKEMLMAKA from the exons ATGGCCATGATTACTAATGG ATTTGGAGGACATGATATGTTGGCACCATTCACTGCTGGGTGGCAGAGTGATATGGGGCCTTTAATTATAGAGAAATCAGAG GGATCCTATGTTTATGACATAAATGGGAAGAAGTACCTTGATACTTTATCTGGTTTGTGGTGTAATCCCTTAG GGGGAAATGAGCCTCGTCTTGTTGAAGCTGCAACAAAACAACTCAACACATTGCCATTTTACCATTCATTTTGGAATCGTACCACAAAACCTTCTTTG GATCTTGCAAGGGAGCTCATAGATTTGTTTACTGCAAATAAAATGGCGAAAGTTTTTTTCACAAATAGCGGATCAGAAGCCAATGACACTCAG GTGAAGCTAGTTTGGTATTACAACAATGCACTTGGCAGGCCAAAGAAGAAGAAATTTATTGCTCAAGCAAACGC ATACCACGGGACCACTTTCATTTCCGCTAGTCTCTCTGg TATTCCTGCACTACATCACAAGTTCGATTTGCCAGTTTCATTTGTTTTGCACACTGACTGCCCTCATTATTGGCGATATCATTTGCCAG GTGAGACGGAAGAGGAGTTCTCGACAAGGTTGACCAATAAATTGGAAAATCTTATACTCAAAGAGGGACCTGAAACA ATCCAAGTTGTTCTCAAGAAGTATGACGTTCTGTTTATTGCGGATGAGGTCATATGTGGATTTGGAAGGCTCGGGACAATGTTCGGCTGTGAAAAGTACAACATTAAACCTGATCTTGTCTCTGTAGCAAAG GCACTTTCATCTGGATATATGCCAATTGGTGCTGTCCTTGTAAGCCATGAAATTTCTGATGTTATACATTCTGAAAGCAATAAAATAG GTGCTTTTTGCCATGGATTTACTTATTCTGGACACCCAGTCTCGTGTGCGGTTGCCTTGGAAGCACTGAAGATTTACAA gGAAAGAAATATCATTGAGGTAGTGAACAAAATATCGCCAAAGTTCCAAGAAGGTCTGAAAGCATTTTCTGACAGTCCCATAATCGGGGAG aTAAGGGGAACTGGTTTGGTACTTTCTACAGAGTTTGTAGATAACAAATCTCCTAATGATCCCTTTCCTCCTGAATGGG GTGTTGGTCCATATTTTGGAGCACAGTGTGAGAAGTACGGGATGTTGGTAAGTTGTGCTGGCGATTACATAAATATGGCTCCTCCATTTACTTTGAGTCTTGACGAACTTGACGAG TTGATAAGCATATATGGGAAAGCACTTAAGGATACCGAAAAGAGAGTGGAAGAACTGAAGTCCCAAAAGAAGGAAATGCTGATGGCAAAAGCTTGA
- the LOC104226523 gene encoding beta-amyrin 11-oxidase-like has translation MEYYNLAFFYTILAVGILTLYSLLKRANGWYYSIKFSSKKYIIPPGEMGWPFIGNTFFFFSFAGDHGSFLSYFSTRFGPGGMYKAHIFGKPSIIITKPETIRKILMDEENIDRGMPEYISKLAGITNSIEEDKRIRRSIAPIKSHGLLSDYFDCINDVVRTTFDKYAATEESFEFLTEMRKPTFEVFMRILIGGEVAKELFDAVFKENNLLMSGAHSLPINIPGFAYNKAIKARRELVKIFQQILEERKAMIAKDKAMLKSNIIDMMLDTQDDDDNEGKGLSDEKIINMLIFASFGGYEPVALMATKAIMHLEKHPDFLHKAKEEQEDIIQRRPSSNAGLNFDEIRQMKYLSKVINETLRIASSKTIFLKDTNTPYNINGYTIPKGWKFFALLWSIRMDPDIYAKPEEFNPSRWDDLETKPGCFLPFSIGPRMCPGSNLARLQISVILHYFLLYYRLEQLNPDIKTDPPENCLVRFKKISA, from the exons ATGGAGTACTACAATTTAGCTTTCTTCTATACAATTTTGGCAGTAGGGATTCTAACTCTTTATAGTTTACTAAAGAGAGCAAATGGATGGTATTATTCAATAAAATTTAGTTCGAAGAAATATATCATACCTCCAGGTGAAATGGGCTGGCCATTTATTGgaaatactttttttttcttcagtttTGCTGGCGATCATGGCTCATTTCTATCCTACTTTTCTACTAG GTTTGGGCCAGGAGGGATGTACAAGGCACACATATTTGGAAAGCCAAGCATTATCATTACAAAGCCAGAAACAATTAGGAAAATCCTGATGGATGAAGAAAATATTGACAGAGGTATGCCTGAATATATATCAAAGCTAGCTGGAATAACAAATTCAATCGAAGAAGACAAGCGAATTCGTCGATCAATAGCTCCGATAAAGAGTCACGGATTATTATCCGACTATTTTGATTGTATAAACGATGTTGTGAGAACTACATTCGACAAATACGCTGCTACGGAGGAATCTTTTGAGTTCCTCACTGAGATGAGAAAACCTACATTTGAGGTTTTTATGAGAATTCTTATAGGTGGTGAGGTTGCTAAAGAATTGTTTGATGCTGTGTTCAAGGAGAATAATTTGCTAATGAGTGGTGCTCACAGCTTGCCCATTAATATCCCTGGATTTGCTTACAATAAGGCAATCAAG GCTCGAAGAGAACTAGTTAAGATATTTCAACAAATATTAGAAGAAAGAAAAGCCATGATTGCAAAGGATAAAGCAATGCTAAAGTCCAACATAATTGATATGATGTTAGACACTCAAGATGACGATGATAATGAAGGAAAAGGATTAAGCGATGAGAAGATCATTAACATGCTAATTTTTGCTTCATTTGGTGGTTATGAACCTGTTGCTCTAATGGCAACAAAGGCAATTATGCATTTGGAAAAACATCCTGACTTCTTACATAAAGCAAAA GAGGAACAAGAGGATATAATCCAGAGAAGACCGTCTTCAAATGCTGGCCTTAATTTTGACGAGATTAGACAAATGAAGTATCTTAGTAAG GTAATTAATGAAACACTCCGTATTGCTAGCAGCAAGACAATATTCCTTAAAGACACAAATACTCCTTATAACATAAATG GGTACACTATACCTAAGGGGTGGAAATTTTTTGCATTGTTATGGAGTATTCGTATGGATCCTGATATTTATGCCAAACCTGAGGAATTTAATCCTTCAAGATGGGAT GATCTTGAAACCAAGCCAGGCTGCTTTCTTCCTTTTTCAATAGGCCCTAGAATGTGCCCAGGATCCAATTTGGCCAGGCTTCAGATTTCAGTAATTCTTCATTATTTTCTTCTTTACTACAG GCTTGAGCAGCTTAATCCAGATATCAAAACTGATCCTCCTGAAAATTGCCTTGTGAGATTCAAGAAGATCTCAGCCTAG
- the LOC138870294 gene encoding uncharacterized protein: MHGGFGFGVRNEGGTSLLDFSKAFDLVLANSCFYKREDHLVTFRSKVAWTQIDYLLLRRGDRGLCTDCKVIPKECLSTQRRLLVMDLEVRRKRKKRVVYDQLKIKWGALTKVNAQELGEKLLAIGVWRSSGDASSMWTTIVNCIREVAREVLGITKGYSGGHKGARDNKRLFGRPQR; this comes from the coding sequence ATGCATGGCGGGTTTGGTTTCGGAGTTAGGAACGAAGGTGGTACTTCTCTGTTGGATTTTTCTAAAGCTTTTGACTTGGTGCTAGCTAATTCGTGTTTCTATAAAAGGGAGGATCACTTGGTCACCTTCCGGAGTAAGGTAGCTTGGACTCAAATTGATTATCTTCTCCTTAGGAGGGGTGATAGGGGCCTTTGCACTGATTGCAAGGTTATACCGAAGGAGTGTCTGTCGACGCAACGTAGGCTCTTGGTAATGGACTTGGAGGttagaagaaaaaggaagaagagagTGGTTTACGACCAACTTAAGATTAAGTGGGGAGCATTGACTAAGGTAAATGCTCAGGAGTTGGGAGAGAAGTTGTTGGCCATAGGGGTCTGGaggagtagtggggacgcaagTAGCATGTGGACCACAATAGTGAACTGCATTAGGGAAGTTGCTAGAGAGGTGCTAGGAATAACAAAAGGTTATTCGGGAGGCCACAAAGGTGCTAGGGATAACAAAAGGTTATTCGGGAGGCCACAAAGGTGA